Proteins from one Salvelinus sp. IW2-2015 linkage group LG32, ASM291031v2, whole genome shotgun sequence genomic window:
- the slc25a42 gene encoding mitochondrial coenzyme A transporter SLC25A42, protein MESSNNRQRHSHKESAATASDSQAEGLKPQTRSVVNSLLSGALAGALAKTAVAPLDRTKIIFQVSSARFSAKEAYRLIYRTYLKDGFLSLWRGNSATMVRVIPYAAIQFCAHEQYKRLLGGYFGFQGKALPPVPRLLAGSMAGTTAAMLTYPLDMVRARMAVTPKEMYSNIIHVFVRISREEGLKTLYRGFTPTILGVVPYAGLSFFTYETLKKMHAERSGRPQPYSYERLVFGACAGLLGQSASYPLDVVRRRMQTAGVTGHTYGTILGTMRDIVAEEGVVRGLYKGLSMNWVKGPIAVGISFTTFDMTQILLKKLSQLRYNNR, encoded by the exons GGTCTAAAGCCCCAGACACGGTCCGTGGTTAACTCCCTCCTCTCAGGGGCCTTAGCTGGAGCCTTGGCTAAAACCGCTGTSGCCCCGCTGGATAGAACCAAGATAATCTTCCAAG TGTCCTCAGCAAGATTCTCTGCCAAG GAGGCGTATAGGTTGATCTATCGGACCTACCTGAAGGATGGCTTCCTCAGCCTGTGGAGGGGCAACTCTGCCACCATGGTACGGGTCATCCCCTACGCTGCCATCCAGTTCTGTGCACACGAGCAGTACAAGAGACTACTGGGAGGATACTTCGGCTTCCAGGGCAA AGCCCTGCCGCCGGTGCCAAGGTTACTGGCGGGTTCTATGGCCGGTACCACAGCTGCCATGCTCACCTACCCTCTGGACATGGTGCGAGCCAGGATGGCTGTCACGCCCAAGGAGAT gTACAGTAACATAATCCATGTGTTTGTGCGTATCTCTCGTGAGGAGGGTTTGAAGACGCTGTATCGTGGTTTCACCCCCACCATACTGGGTGTGGTGCCCTACGCTGGACTCAGCTTCTTCACCTACGAGACTCTCAAGAAAATGCATGCAG AGCGGAGCGGTCGCCCCCAGCCCTACTCGTACGAGAGGTTGGTGTTCGGGGCATGCGCAGGTCTCCTGGGCCAATCGGCCTCCTACCCGCTGGATGTGGTGCGGCGGCGCATGCAGACGGCGGGCGTGACGGGGCACACCTACGGCACTATCCTGGGTACCATGCGGGACATCGTGGCGGAGGAGGGTGTGGTGCGTGGCCTCTACAAGGGCCTCAGTATGAACTGGGTCAAAGGGCCCATCGCTGTGGGCATCAGCTTCACCACCTTTGACATGACACAGATCCTTCTGAAGAAGTTGTCCCAGCTGAGGTATAATAACAGGTAA